A window of Salmo trutta chromosome 5, fSalTru1.1, whole genome shotgun sequence contains these coding sequences:
- the LOC115194494 gene encoding leukocyte immunoglobulin-like receptor subfamily A member 4 isoform X2 — translation MYLDVLCFIFTALPKTTVTVEPNPAYTGETVTLTCSVGSDSIWNYQWYKDRNDKVVSQSVRHTITGNTLTISRAAESDQGRYWCQGKRKSRPTSSSISDPVTITVNDYQPKTTLTSDKENIFTGDSVTLSCTVESSGWKFYWYRHRPDSTPVATTSEYSCTLSWVNVSDGGQYWCRAGRGDPVYYTLYSDPVQINITAGDVILESPVHPVAEGDSVTLTCCHVCWNNRTKAQLPPGSIVSISLPRLLCGLLVMSPFLLVSIVLTVKCCRARGLCSTVKSPQDQIPCDDVIEQDESSV, via the exons ATGTATCTAGATGTTTTGTGCTTTATTTTCACAGCTCTTCCCAAAACTACTGTAACTGTAGAGCCAAACCCTGCATACACTGGAGAGACAGTTACTCTGACGTGTTCAGTAGGGTCTGACAGTATCTGGAACTATCAGtggtacaaagacaggaatgataAAGTAGTATCCCAGTCTGTCAGACACACTATAACAGGAAACACCCTCAccatcagtagagctgctgagtcTGACCAGGGTCGGTACTGGTGTCAGGGAAAAAGAAAGTCCAGACCCACTTCTTCATCCATCAGTGACCCTGTCACTATCACTGTCAATG ATTATCAGCCAAAGACCACACTGACTTCAGACAAAGAGAACATATTCACAGGAGACAGTGTGacactgagctgtactgtagAGTCTTCTGGATGGAAGTTTTACTGGTACAGACACAGACCAGACTCTACACCAGTAGCCACAACCTCTGAATATTCCTGCACACTCAGCTGGGTCAATGTCTCTGATGGAGGACAGTACTGGTgcagagctgggagaggagacccagtctacTACACCCTGTACAGTGACCCAGTCCAGATAAACATTACTG CTGGTGATGTGATCCTGGAGAGCCCTGTCCATCCCGTGGCTGAAGGAGACTCTGTGACTCTGACCTGTTGTCACGTTTGTTGGaataatcggaccaaggcgcagc TTCCTCCAGGTTCcattgtctccatctctctgcccaGGCTGCTGTGTGGTCTACTGGTGATGTCTCCATTTCTACTGGTGTCCATCGTGCTGACGGTGAAATGCTGCAGGGCTCGAG GTTTGTGTTCAACAGTCAAATCTCCTCAAGACCAGATACCATGTGATGATGTCATTGAACAGGACGAATCATCAGTGTGA
- the LOC115194494 gene encoding basement membrane-specific heparan sulfate proteoglycan core protein-like isoform X1: protein MEVSKVSICFDIQCSFLSALPETTVTVNPNPVYPGETVTLTCSAGSYSDWSYKWYKDNSEISLSQYKYLNTRSTISRVTESDQGLYWCQGERRSRPTSSSISDAVTVTVNNYQPKTTLTSDKENIFTGDSVTLSCTVESSGWKFYWYRHRPDSTPVATTSEYSCTLSWVNVSDGGQYWCRAGRGDPVYYTLYSDPVQINITAGDVILESPVHPVAEGDSVTLTCCHVCWNNRTKAQLPPGSIVSISLPRLLCGLLVMSPFLLVSIVLTVKCCRARGLCSTVKSPQDQIPCDDVIEQDESSV from the exons ATGGAAGTTTCTAAGGTTTCCATATGTTTTGATATTCAGTGCTCTTTTCTCTCagctctgcctgaaactacagtgaCCGTAAATCCAAACCCTGTGTACCCCGGAGAAACAGTCACTCTGACGTGTTCAGCTGGGTCTTACAGTGACTGGAGCTATAAATGGTACAAAGACAACAGTGAGATTAGCTTGTCCCAGTATAAATACCTTAATACTAGATCCACCATCAGTAGAGTTACTGAGTCTGACCAGGGTCTCTACTGGTGTCAGGGAGAGAGAAGATCCAGACCCACATCTTCATCCATCAGTGATGCTGTCACTGTTACTGTGAATA ATTATCAGCCAAAGACCACACTGACTTCAGACAAAGAGAACATATTCACAGGAGACAGTGTGacactgagctgtactgtagAGTCTTCTGGATGGAAGTTTTACTGGTACAGACACAGACCAGACTCTACACCAGTAGCCACAACCTCTGAATATTCCTGCACACTCAGCTGGGTCAATGTCTCTGATGGAGGACAGTACTGGTgcagagctgggagaggagacccagtctacTACACCCTGTACAGTGACCCAGTCCAGATAAACATTACTG CTGGTGATGTGATCCTGGAGAGCCCTGTCCATCCCGTGGCTGAAGGAGACTCTGTGACTCTGACCTGTTGTCACGTTTGTTGGaataatcggaccaaggcgcagc TTCCTCCAGGTTCcattgtctccatctctctgcccaGGCTGCTGTGTGGTCTACTGGTGATGTCTCCATTTCTACTGGTGTCCATCGTGCTGACGGTGAAATGCTGCAGGGCTCGAG GTTTGTGTTCAACAGTCAAATCTCCTCAAGACCAGATACCATGTGATGATGTCATTGAACAGGACGAATCATCAGTGTGA